The following are from one region of the Enterobacter huaxiensis genome:
- a CDS encoding conjugal transfer protein TrbF, with translation MKTSQAMQGLTTPELIMINGRKNDARHVVYLEWAGILLIAGILSRIFMTYVFDASVSDWLRDGHLQVKALWNVLMYAIPLIFIALSGGLAVAAVVYLVLNVIETNRRIFSLKREMKKRALLTGREDADARA, from the coding sequence ATGAAGACGTCACAGGCGATGCAGGGACTGACAACGCCGGAGCTCATCATGATAAATGGGCGAAAAAATGACGCCCGGCACGTCGTGTATCTGGAATGGGCGGGCATCTTGCTTATCGCGGGCATACTGTCCCGTATTTTTATGACATATGTGTTTGATGCCAGCGTCAGCGACTGGCTCAGGGACGGTCACCTGCAGGTAAAAGCGCTGTGGAACGTGCTGATGTACGCCATTCCGCTGATATTTATCGCGCTGAGCGGCGGGCTGGCCGTTGCCGCCGTCGTTTATTTGGTCCTGAACGTCATTGAAACAAATCGGCGGATTTTTTCCCTGAAACGCGAAATGAAAAAGCGCGCCCTGCTGACAGGGCGGGAGGACGCCGATGCCCGTGCGTAA
- the trbB gene encoding type-F conjugative transfer system pilin assembly thiol-disulfide isomerase TrbB — translation MTVSRLIAALALALSMQAPASTLDEIRSLWNQQGIREVTGAQSTGDAAARPAPARPPVWYRLSNGQQVNLADWKVVLFMQGHCPYCHKFDPVLKSLSQQVGFGVMAYTIDGQGDTAFPEALPAPPEVMKTFFPNLPVATPTTFLVNVNTLEALPLLQGATDEQGFMARLDTVLQMRGAGNNG, via the coding sequence ATGACAGTTAGTCGCCTGATTGCTGCTCTGGCTCTCGCACTCAGTATGCAGGCGCCCGCTTCCACACTTGATGAAATCAGGTCGTTGTGGAACCAGCAGGGTATCCGGGAGGTGACAGGTGCTCAGAGTACAGGTGACGCCGCAGCACGGCCAGCGCCTGCCAGGCCTCCCGTCTGGTACCGGCTCAGCAACGGGCAGCAGGTCAACCTGGCCGACTGGAAGGTGGTGCTGTTCATGCAGGGGCATTGCCCTTACTGCCACAAGTTTGACCCGGTGCTTAAGTCGCTCTCGCAGCAGGTCGGCTTCGGCGTGATGGCCTACACCATCGACGGCCAGGGCGATACGGCCTTCCCGGAGGCGCTGCCCGCGCCGCCGGAGGTGATGAAGACCTTCTTCCCGAATCTGCCCGTGGCAACCCCGACCACCTTTCTCGTTAACGTAAACACCCTTGAAGCCCTGCCGCTGCTGCAGGGCGCCACCGATGAACAGGGCTTTATGGCCCGTCTGGACACCGTCCTGCAGATGCGCGGAGCGGGCAACAATGGCTGA
- the traQ gene encoding type-F conjugative transfer system pilin chaperone TraQ — protein sequence MRRFRFRLPEFDAPGLWVLSLGIWFHIVSRLVRHNPALAVMLAQIIGLSMALWGGYRIVNRWIEQAREAEKQEAEGEHHDS from the coding sequence ATGCGCAGATTTCGCTTTCGTCTGCCCGAGTTTGACGCGCCCGGGCTCTGGGTGCTGAGCCTCGGCATCTGGTTTCACATCGTGTCGCGCCTTGTGCGCCACAATCCGGCCTTGGCCGTCATGCTGGCGCAGATAATTGGCCTGTCGATGGCGCTCTGGGGCGGCTACCGCATCGTTAATCGCTGGATAGAGCAGGCCCGCGAGGCGGAGAAACAGGAGGCGGAAGGTGAACATCATGACAGTTAG
- the traF gene encoding type-F conjugative transfer system pilin assembly protein TraF, whose amino-acid sequence MNKRKTALALLLFGCIFSANGKDAGWQWYNESHRVPEDEKASVTPPPQAAPDILEKLATLQQATKRAMYEAILYPGVENFVRYFRLQNYWTQQAGLFSMSAKKAMLVHPELDYNLQHSHYNGTVRNQLAADFADQRRAIETLAQHYGVMFFYRGQDPIDGQLAQVINNFRETYRLSVIPVSVDGIVNPLLPDTRMDGGQAERLGIRHFPALMLADPKSGTVKPVAYGFISQDDLAKQFLNVSTDFAPNF is encoded by the coding sequence GTGAACAAGAGAAAGACAGCATTAGCCCTGCTGCTTTTTGGCTGCATCTTTTCGGCTAACGGGAAAGATGCCGGCTGGCAGTGGTACAACGAATCGCACAGGGTGCCGGAGGATGAAAAAGCCTCCGTCACGCCGCCTCCGCAGGCCGCGCCTGACATTCTGGAAAAGCTCGCCACGCTCCAGCAGGCGACGAAGCGGGCTATGTACGAGGCCATCCTGTATCCGGGCGTGGAGAACTTCGTCCGGTACTTCCGCCTGCAGAACTACTGGACGCAGCAGGCCGGGCTGTTCTCGATGAGCGCCAAAAAAGCGATGCTTGTACATCCGGAGCTGGACTATAACCTGCAGCACAGCCACTACAACGGTACCGTGCGCAACCAGCTGGCCGCCGACTTTGCCGACCAGCGCCGCGCCATCGAGACCCTGGCGCAGCACTACGGCGTGATGTTCTTTTACCGCGGTCAGGACCCGATCGACGGGCAGCTTGCTCAGGTGATCAACAACTTCCGCGAGACCTATCGCCTCAGCGTCATCCCGGTCTCTGTGGACGGCATCGTGAACCCGCTTTTGCCGGACACCCGGATGGACGGCGGACAGGCGGAGCGCCTCGGCATCCGCCACTTCCCGGCCCTGATGCTGGCCGACCCGAAAAGCGGCACCGTCAAACCCGTTGCCTACGGGTTTATCAGCCAGGACGACCTGGCGAAGCAGTTCCTCAACGTTTCGACCGATTTCGCCCCCAACTTTTAA
- the trbE gene encoding conjugal transfer protein TrbE, protein MKIKGFTARLIISLIVASPVLYWCGNIVDGTTRIDVIFMSLIVAFFVVGVLLAWLLNPLFKQ, encoded by the coding sequence ATGAAAATTAAAGGATTTACCGCCCGCCTTATCATCAGCCTGATTGTCGCGTCACCGGTGCTTTACTGGTGCGGGAATATCGTGGATGGAACGACCCGCATCGATGTGATTTTTATGTCGCTGATAGTTGCGTTCTTCGTGGTGGGAGTCCTGTTAGCGTGGCTCTTAAACCCGCTTTTTAAACAATAA
- the traN gene encoding type-F conjugative transfer system mating-pair stabilization protein TraN, producing the protein MNILKGASFITALILSTTSMSAVASSDSDYKAGSDFAKQIKGQGESSLTNFNPSATLPNYTASPSETKYYGGVTATGDGALKADAATEWTTNEATQAVTDSFINNPKEAISQDAPFITASKDVQDRADSIIGQTGQLQCSAQNISRSEFTNYTCERDLLIEQACTRTASITGHYESTTVTRTYTVPNSDFTYTYDGNKTVKFSFRAPATGTVLSASVSVHFNEKHMYYGFSWWGVNTESVAKNDNTWALPGAAGATLTADQASPSGSMLNKNCLSGKQSRCQEYARKTLSWMQGGSEAWMTATVTMQVTDKKWVPEVVWTEHCPFSKSEGTLKKTECTSPGSTKTVVVDGVSYPVTQACWQYSDTYMTQAADSGSCKTYTDNAACTLASRSCAFTAEDGSGCLHEYATYSCETRTAGKVMICGGDTFCLDGECERAQQGTNNDFAPVVSALAALAAAGKDAAAINSVNVRAFTGSAKFCKKFAAGFSNCCKDSGWGQDVGLASCSSDEKALGKAKEKKLTVSVGEFCSKKVLGVCLEKKRSYCQFDSKLAQIVQQQGRNGQLHVGFGSASSPDCRGITQTELQQIKFDALDFTNFFEDLQNNQNIPDNDVLTQRVRDEIASQLKNN; encoded by the coding sequence ATGAACATCCTGAAAGGGGCTTCTTTCATCACCGCGCTAATTCTCTCCACGACGAGCATGAGCGCGGTGGCCAGCTCTGATTCTGACTATAAGGCCGGGTCCGACTTCGCAAAACAGATCAAGGGGCAGGGGGAGAGCAGCCTGACGAACTTCAACCCGTCGGCCACGCTTCCGAATTACACCGCTTCGCCTTCAGAGACAAAATACTACGGCGGCGTAACGGCAACCGGCGACGGGGCGCTGAAGGCCGATGCTGCCACGGAATGGACCACCAACGAGGCCACGCAGGCGGTGACCGACTCTTTTATCAATAATCCGAAAGAGGCCATCTCTCAGGATGCGCCGTTCATCACCGCCAGCAAGGACGTGCAGGACCGTGCCGACAGCATCATCGGGCAGACCGGCCAGCTGCAGTGCAGCGCGCAGAACATCAGCCGCAGCGAATTCACCAACTATACCTGCGAGCGTGACCTGCTGATCGAGCAGGCCTGCACCCGCACGGCAAGCATCACCGGCCACTACGAGAGCACGACCGTGACGCGCACGTACACGGTGCCCAACAGCGACTTTACCTATACCTACGACGGCAACAAGACGGTGAAGTTCAGCTTCCGGGCGCCTGCAACCGGAACGGTGCTCAGCGCGTCCGTTTCCGTGCACTTCAACGAGAAACACATGTACTACGGCTTCTCCTGGTGGGGCGTGAACACCGAGTCGGTCGCCAAAAATGACAATACGTGGGCCCTGCCGGGCGCCGCGGGCGCGACGCTCACCGCCGATCAGGCCTCGCCGTCAGGCTCGATGCTCAATAAAAACTGCCTGAGCGGCAAGCAGTCGCGCTGCCAGGAGTATGCCCGCAAAACGCTGTCATGGATGCAGGGCGGCTCGGAGGCGTGGATGACGGCGACCGTGACCATGCAGGTTACCGATAAAAAATGGGTGCCTGAAGTCGTCTGGACAGAGCACTGCCCGTTCAGCAAGAGCGAAGGCACGCTTAAGAAAACGGAGTGCACCTCGCCGGGCAGCACGAAGACGGTGGTGGTTGACGGCGTGTCATACCCGGTCACGCAGGCCTGCTGGCAGTACAGCGATACGTACATGACCCAGGCCGCCGATAGCGGCAGCTGTAAAACGTATACGGATAACGCCGCCTGCACGCTGGCCTCGCGCAGCTGCGCCTTCACGGCTGAAGACGGCAGCGGCTGCCTTCATGAATACGCCACCTACTCATGCGAAACGCGCACCGCCGGTAAGGTCATGATTTGCGGTGGGGACACCTTCTGCCTCGACGGCGAGTGCGAGCGCGCGCAGCAGGGTACGAACAACGACTTTGCGCCGGTAGTGTCAGCGCTTGCGGCCCTCGCCGCGGCGGGCAAGGACGCGGCGGCGATCAACAGCGTCAACGTTCGCGCCTTCACCGGCAGCGCGAAATTCTGCAAGAAGTTTGCGGCGGGCTTCAGCAACTGCTGCAAGGATTCGGGCTGGGGCCAGGACGTGGGACTCGCCAGCTGCAGCAGCGACGAGAAGGCGCTCGGCAAGGCGAAGGAGAAAAAGCTGACGGTAAGCGTCGGAGAGTTCTGTTCGAAGAAGGTGCTGGGCGTGTGTCTGGAGAAGAAGCGCAGCTACTGCCAGTTTGACTCGAAGCTTGCCCAGATTGTGCAGCAGCAGGGGCGCAACGGCCAGCTGCACGTCGGGTTCGGCAGCGCCAGCAGCCCGGACTGCCGCGGCATCACCCAGACCGAGCTGCAGCAAATCAAATTCGACGCGCTGGACTTCACAAACTTCTTCGAAGATCTGCAGAACAACCAGAACATCCCGGACAACGATGTCCTGACTCAACGCGTGCGTGATGAAATCGCCTCCCAGCTGAAGAACAATTAA
- the trbC gene encoding type-F conjugative transfer system pilin assembly protein TrbC: MKKITGPYAGLLVLAISHHAVADAEADRAFIRDQESFSQQLRQQDHGALRDMLSRQVEQYPLSSDDARFIGGLKQRQQEVYPDKPAHGALYFVSFAIPETGLKRMLTEARRYDIPAVLRGMVNNDMKATADAVMSLVQDGSASGVAIDPNRYREYGITSVPSLVVYCPAGHDVIRGNLRLKQALGKVVEQGDCRDEARAMLEKGGQS; this comes from the coding sequence ATGAAAAAGATAACGGGACCGTACGCAGGCCTGCTGGTGCTGGCGATTAGCCATCATGCTGTGGCCGACGCTGAAGCAGATCGCGCGTTTATCCGCGACCAGGAGTCATTCAGCCAGCAGCTGCGACAGCAGGACCACGGCGCGCTGCGCGACATGCTTTCGCGCCAGGTGGAGCAGTACCCGCTGTCATCAGACGACGCCCGCTTTATCGGCGGGCTGAAGCAGCGCCAGCAGGAGGTTTATCCGGATAAGCCCGCGCACGGGGCGCTGTACTTCGTCTCCTTTGCCATTCCGGAAACCGGGCTGAAGCGCATGCTGACCGAGGCACGCCGCTACGATATCCCTGCCGTGCTGCGCGGCATGGTCAACAACGATATGAAAGCGACCGCTGACGCGGTGATGTCGCTGGTTCAGGATGGCAGCGCCTCCGGCGTGGCCATCGATCCCAACCGCTATCGCGAGTACGGCATCACCAGCGTGCCGTCCCTGGTGGTGTACTGCCCGGCGGGCCACGACGTGATACGCGGAAACCTGCGCCTGAAGCAGGCGCTCGGGAAAGTGGTGGAGCAGGGAGACTGTCGTGATGAGGCGCGAGCGATGCTGGAAAAAGGAGGGCAGTCATGA
- the traU gene encoding conjugal transfer pilus assembly protein TraU, which produces MRALFTALIGLLLWGHSQSAAADAACDGNFVNPITDICWRCMFPLSLGSTSVTGGDLPDTKNPGSPIQICPMTPVARIGLAIGYWEPMALTDVTRSPGCMVNLGGFSINLGKMGMGTAKKEDKAVNGAFYHVHWYKYPLTYWLNIITSVGCLEGGDLDIGYLSEIDPTWGDSALTSILNPEAVLFANPIAQGACAADAIASAAKTSIDLLFWCAGSQGTMYPFNGWVSNESSPLQSSVLVSERMAFKLHRQGQIMESVGEDTKVCNEYPSPIIPKTRWRYQMVNTHPDVAQCHPFGRTVMRWEAGRNPPNTKKNYGYLLWRKRNCVFL; this is translated from the coding sequence ATGAGGGCGCTGTTCACCGCACTCATCGGGCTGTTGCTCTGGGGTCACAGCCAGTCTGCCGCGGCCGACGCCGCCTGCGACGGCAATTTCGTGAATCCGATCACCGATATCTGTTGGCGATGCATGTTCCCGCTCTCGCTCGGCAGCACGTCGGTCACGGGCGGAGACCTGCCCGACACGAAGAACCCCGGCAGCCCCATCCAGATCTGTCCGATGACGCCGGTGGCGCGCATAGGCCTCGCCATCGGGTACTGGGAGCCAATGGCGCTGACCGACGTGACCCGTTCACCAGGCTGCATGGTGAACCTCGGCGGCTTTTCCATCAACCTCGGCAAGATGGGGATGGGGACCGCGAAGAAAGAGGACAAGGCGGTTAACGGCGCGTTCTACCACGTCCACTGGTACAAGTATCCGCTGACGTACTGGCTGAACATCATTACGTCCGTCGGCTGCCTCGAGGGCGGTGACCTGGATATTGGCTACCTGTCCGAGATTGACCCGACCTGGGGGGACAGCGCCCTGACCTCCATTCTCAACCCGGAGGCGGTGCTTTTTGCCAACCCCATCGCTCAGGGCGCGTGCGCGGCTGACGCCATCGCCAGCGCGGCGAAGACCTCCATTGACCTGCTGTTCTGGTGCGCTGGCTCCCAGGGTACGATGTATCCGTTCAACGGCTGGGTGAGCAACGAGAGCAGCCCCCTGCAGTCATCGGTGCTGGTCAGCGAGCGTATGGCGTTCAAGCTGCACCGCCAGGGGCAAATTATGGAGAGCGTCGGCGAGGACACGAAGGTCTGCAATGAATACCCGTCCCCGATCATCCCCAAGACCCGCTGGCGCTATCAGATGGTGAACACCCATCCGGACGTGGCGCAGTGCCATCCCTTCGGTCGGACGGTGATGAGATGGGAAGCGGGACGTAACCCGCCGAACACGAAGAAGAACTACGGCTATCTGCTCTGGCGCAAGCGTAACTGCGTCTTCCTCTGA
- the traW gene encoding type-F conjugative transfer system protein TraW, whose translation MTRALALSLLLLSSASSASDLGTWGDLWPVAEPDMLTVIETRLQALQQSGEMDKKMGDFKARVERNSQRPPPVAGITRAVRYEKRWFDPSVRVDRDLADGHGNVFARAGQVFNPLAVVPFNQTLLFIDGDDPDQLAWVRRQKPATLISRIILVRGNIPQTSEALDSRIFFDQNGVLTARFGISQVPARVTAAPSGQRLQVEIIPPLLTEHDAGGQP comes from the coding sequence GTGACGCGCGCCCTTGCCCTGAGCCTGCTGCTGCTCAGCAGCGCGTCTTCAGCGTCAGACCTCGGTACCTGGGGCGACCTGTGGCCGGTGGCCGAGCCGGACATGCTGACCGTGATTGAAACCCGCCTGCAGGCGCTGCAGCAGTCCGGCGAGATGGATAAGAAGATGGGAGACTTTAAGGCGCGCGTGGAGCGCAACAGCCAGCGTCCGCCGCCGGTGGCGGGCATTACCCGCGCGGTGCGCTATGAGAAGCGCTGGTTTGACCCGAGCGTGCGGGTGGACAGGGATCTGGCCGACGGGCACGGCAACGTCTTTGCCCGCGCCGGTCAGGTGTTTAACCCGCTGGCGGTGGTGCCCTTTAACCAGACGCTGCTCTTTATCGACGGCGACGATCCCGACCAGCTGGCGTGGGTCCGGCGCCAGAAGCCCGCCACGCTGATTTCACGCATTATTCTGGTGCGCGGCAATATCCCGCAGACCTCGGAGGCGCTCGACAGCCGGATCTTCTTCGATCAAAACGGGGTACTCACCGCGCGATTTGGCATCAGCCAGGTTCCGGCGCGGGTGACGGCGGCACCGAGCGGCCAGCGTCTGCAGGTGGAGATTATCCCTCCGCTGCTGACGGAGCATGACGCGGGAGGTCAGCCATGA
- the trbI gene encoding type-F conjugative transfer system protein TrbI, which produces MKKRTLLTASLIAGTLAASAGVSWLTSRLSAPAIASFNMKSTVDAFFDSASRRSLDEAQTKALSERFNASLEASLRDWQVRHRGLILVSPAVVQGAPDITREIQTDVARRMKEGT; this is translated from the coding sequence ATGAAAAAACGCACGTTACTCACCGCCTCGCTGATTGCCGGCACGCTGGCTGCCAGCGCGGGCGTCAGCTGGCTGACCTCACGCCTCAGCGCACCTGCGATAGCCTCCTTTAACATGAAGTCCACGGTGGATGCGTTCTTTGACAGCGCGAGCCGCCGCTCGCTCGATGAGGCCCAGACGAAGGCGCTCTCGGAGCGGTTCAACGCCTCGCTGGAGGCCAGCCTGCGCGACTGGCAGGTTCGCCACCGCGGCCTGATCCTGGTTTCACCCGCCGTGGTGCAGGGCGCGCCCGATATCACGCGGGAAATCCAGACAGACGTGGCCCGCCGGATGAAGGAGGGGACGTGA
- the traC gene encoding type IV secretion system protein TraC: MSNPLDSVTRTVNSLLTALKMPDESSEANDVLGQMRFPQFSRLLPYRDYDAETGLFMNEKTMGFILEAQPINGANETIVSSLENLIRTKLPREVPVAVHLVSSHLVGRDIEYGLRELSWTGEEAERFNAITRAYYLRAAEEGFPLPDHLNLPLTLRNYRVYISCSVPRKRGSKASVMEMENQVKIIRASLQGAQISTRSVDADAFIRIAGEMINHNPDALYPTERELDPLKDLNYQCVDDTFDLKVKADHMTLGLRENGRNSTARIMNFQLTKNPEIAFLWNMADNYSNLLNPELSVSCPFIMTLILSVEDQVKAQNEANLKFMDLEKKSKTSYAKFFPGVEQEAKEWGDLRQRLSSGQSSLVSYFLNMTVFCRDDQEIALKVEQDVLNSFRKNGFELISPRFNQMRNYLAGLPFMAGGGLFKQLRESGVVQRAESFNVANLWPVVADSPLATSGLLAPTYRNQLAFIDLFSRGMGNTNFNMAVCGTSGAGKTGLIQPLIRSVIDSGGFAVVFDMGDGYKSLCENMGGVYLDGETLKFNPFANITDDNIDEMAERLRDQLSVMASPNGNLDEVHEGLLLKAVKATWLTKKNQARIDDVVDYLVMARDSEEYAGSPTIRSRLDEMVVLLTQYTRNGVYGSYFNSDEPSLKDDARMVVLELGGLEDRPSLLVAVMFSLILYIENRMYRTPRSLKKLNVIDEGWRLLDFKNNKVGAFIEKGYRTARRHTGSYITITQNIVDFDSDTASSAARAAWGNSSYKIILKQSAKEFAKYNQLYPDQYSQMQRDMIARFGSAKDNWFSSFMLSVEHLTSWHRLFVDPLSRAMYSSDGPDFEFVQQRRREGAGIHDAVWELAWKKSGPEMASLERWLEEHEGKKTA; this comes from the coding sequence GTGAGTAATCCGCTGGACTCCGTCACCCGCACGGTCAACTCGCTGCTGACGGCGCTGAAGATGCCCGATGAATCCTCTGAAGCCAACGACGTTCTCGGCCAGATGCGCTTTCCGCAGTTCAGCCGCCTGCTTCCGTACCGCGACTACGACGCCGAGACCGGCCTCTTCATGAACGAGAAGACGATGGGCTTTATTCTGGAGGCGCAGCCCATTAACGGCGCCAACGAGACCATCGTCTCGTCGCTGGAAAACCTCATTCGTACCAAGCTGCCGCGCGAAGTGCCGGTGGCCGTTCACCTCGTCTCCAGCCACCTGGTGGGGCGCGATATCGAGTATGGCCTGCGCGAGTTGTCATGGACGGGAGAGGAGGCCGAAAGGTTTAACGCCATCACGCGCGCCTATTATTTACGGGCTGCCGAAGAGGGCTTCCCGCTTCCCGACCACCTCAACCTGCCGCTGACGCTGCGCAACTACCGCGTCTATATCTCCTGCAGCGTGCCCCGTAAACGCGGCAGCAAGGCCAGCGTGATGGAGATGGAGAACCAGGTCAAAATCATCCGCGCCTCGCTGCAGGGGGCGCAGATTTCCACCCGCAGCGTGGACGCGGACGCCTTCATCCGCATTGCGGGTGAAATGATTAACCACAACCCGGACGCGCTCTACCCGACCGAACGTGAGCTCGACCCGCTTAAGGATCTGAACTACCAGTGCGTCGACGACACCTTTGACCTGAAGGTAAAGGCCGACCACATGACGCTGGGCCTGCGCGAGAACGGGCGCAACAGCACCGCGCGCATCATGAACTTTCAGTTGACCAAAAACCCGGAGATAGCCTTTCTGTGGAACATGGCCGACAACTACAGCAACCTGCTGAACCCGGAGCTGTCCGTCTCCTGCCCGTTTATCATGACGCTTATCCTGTCCGTGGAGGACCAGGTGAAGGCGCAGAACGAGGCCAACCTGAAGTTTATGGATCTCGAGAAGAAGTCCAAAACCAGCTACGCCAAATTCTTTCCGGGCGTGGAGCAGGAGGCTAAGGAGTGGGGCGATCTGCGCCAGCGCCTGTCGTCCGGCCAGTCCTCGCTGGTGAGCTACTTCCTGAACATGACCGTCTTCTGCCGAGACGACCAGGAGATTGCCCTGAAGGTCGAGCAGGACGTGCTGAACAGCTTTCGCAAGAACGGCTTTGAGCTGATTTCCCCGCGCTTTAACCAGATGCGTAACTACCTGGCCGGGCTGCCGTTCATGGCGGGCGGCGGCCTGTTTAAACAGCTGCGCGAGTCCGGCGTGGTGCAGCGCGCGGAGAGTTTTAACGTGGCCAACCTCTGGCCCGTGGTCGCCGACAGCCCGCTTGCCACCTCCGGCCTGCTGGCGCCGACCTACCGCAACCAGCTGGCGTTTATCGATTTGTTCAGCCGCGGCATGGGCAACACCAACTTTAACATGGCGGTGTGCGGCACCTCGGGGGCGGGTAAAACCGGGCTTATCCAGCCTCTTATTCGCAGCGTCATCGACTCCGGCGGCTTCGCCGTGGTGTTCGACATGGGCGACGGCTACAAGTCCCTGTGCGAGAACATGGGCGGGGTCTACCTCGACGGCGAAACCCTGAAGTTCAACCCGTTTGCCAACATTACGGACGACAACATCGACGAGATGGCCGAGCGCCTGCGCGACCAGCTGTCGGTGATGGCCAGCCCCAACGGCAACCTGGACGAGGTGCACGAGGGCCTGCTGCTCAAGGCGGTCAAGGCCACGTGGCTTACGAAGAAAAACCAGGCGCGCATCGACGACGTGGTCGACTACCTGGTCATGGCCCGCGACAGCGAGGAGTATGCAGGCTCCCCGACCATCCGCAGCCGCCTCGATGAGATGGTGGTGCTGCTGACCCAGTACACCCGCAACGGCGTCTACGGCAGCTACTTTAACTCCGACGAACCGTCCCTGAAGGACGACGCCCGGATGGTGGTGCTGGAACTCGGCGGCCTGGAGGACAGGCCGTCCCTTCTGGTGGCGGTCATGTTTTCGCTCATTCTCTACATCGAGAACCGCATGTACCGCACGCCGCGCAGCCTGAAAAAGCTGAACGTTATCGATGAGGGCTGGCGCCTGCTGGACTTCAAAAATAACAAGGTCGGGGCGTTTATTGAGAAGGGCTACCGCACCGCGCGCCGCCACACCGGGTCGTACATCACCATCACGCAGAACATCGTCGACTTCGACTCGGACACGGCCTCCAGCGCCGCGCGCGCCGCCTGGGGCAACTCCTCCTACAAAATTATCCTCAAGCAGTCGGCCAAGGAGTTCGCCAAGTACAACCAGCTGTATCCGGACCAGTATTCCCAGATGCAGCGCGACATGATTGCCCGCTTCGGCAGCGCAAAGGACAACTGGTTCAGCAGCTTCATGCTCTCGGTTGAGCACCTCACGTCCTGGCACCGCCTGTTCGTCGACCCGCTCAGCCGGGCCATGTACTCCTCGGACGGTCCCGACTTCGAGTTTGTGCAGCAGCGCCGGCGGGAGGGGGCAGGTATTCATGACGCAGTATGGGAGCTGGCCTGGAAAAAATCCGGGCCGGAGATGGCCTCGCTGGAGCGCTGGCTGGAAGAACACGAAGGGAAGAAAACAGCATGA
- a CDS encoding conjugal transfer protein TraP, whose protein sequence is MMLKLLSVLLYCLRWLAWAFQYLIIWPAATLMLLIIMLFWLDNSTPGQVAADEIAASTRYVSHGEFRIPGHCGPNLGEPLYGERCRSTDAAGYAAFVKNSVDELWRGNLKVLWVVMAVVFSGAALLVGCRPYFCLYGQIRSARFRYGIPASRPAPAPELIKTPDNKKEDDRE, encoded by the coding sequence ATGATGCTTAAGCTTCTGTCCGTCCTGCTGTATTGCCTTCGCTGGCTGGCATGGGCCTTTCAGTATCTGATTATCTGGCCTGCCGCCACGCTGATGCTGCTGATTATCATGCTTTTCTGGCTGGATAACAGTACGCCTGGCCAGGTTGCGGCAGACGAAATAGCAGCCTCAACGCGGTATGTCAGTCACGGGGAATTCAGAATACCCGGACACTGTGGTCCAAATCTTGGGGAGCCTCTTTACGGAGAGCGTTGTCGTTCCACGGATGCTGCAGGTTATGCCGCTTTTGTAAAAAACAGTGTTGATGAGTTATGGCGTGGAAACCTGAAAGTGCTTTGGGTCGTGATGGCCGTTGTGTTTTCAGGGGCGGCGCTGCTTGTGGGATGCCGTCCGTATTTCTGCCTGTACGGTCAGATACGCTCAGCGCGTTTTCGCTACGGTATCCCCGCCAGCCGTCCTGCTCCTGCGCCGGAATTGATAAAAACGCCTGATAATAAAAAGGAGGATGACCGTGAGTAA
- a CDS encoding Clp protease — protein sequence MTTRNNGGPGKTKQQMTRVFLARSDVSQIKALYSGEEGGRLAEAIRHNCNVWFPLNPGGNGNDA from the coding sequence ATGACAACCAGAAATAACGGTGGTCCGGGGAAAACAAAACAGCAGATGACCCGGGTTTTCCTGGCGAGGTCTGACGTCAGCCAGATTAAAGCGCTGTATAGCGGAGAGGAAGGGGGGAGACTGGCGGAGGCTATCAGACACAACTGCAACGTCTGGTTTCCGCTGAATCCCGGAGGTAACGGGAATGATGCTTAA
- a CDS encoding TraR/DksA C4-type zinc finger protein, which translates to MVDKLDRIQEQEDLLNQLHIQAARGRGGTAGEGLTYCAACGNDIPQGRREAVPGVRVCVACQQWLEVQSKQYQRWG; encoded by the coding sequence ATGGTCGACAAACTCGACAGGATACAGGAGCAGGAGGACCTGCTGAACCAGTTGCATATTCAGGCCGCCAGAGGGCGGGGAGGCACTGCAGGAGAGGGTCTGACCTACTGCGCGGCGTGCGGAAACGATATTCCGCAGGGAAGGCGTGAGGCGGTACCCGGCGTCCGGGTATGCGTGGCCTGCCAGCAGTGGCTTGAGGTTCAGTCAAAACAGTATCAGAGGTGGGGATGA